cataaatttaaattgtaGTAGTCATTCTTTCAAATTTCAGAAAGAATCATGTCAGTTCTCAAATGAGCCATTATCATTATTACTTTTGACAATTATACTCAACTCTTTTATGAGTCCAAGAAAGGGTAGACAGGCATTCAAACCTCTTATCTTTAATAGAGGTTACTAAAATTGTAATCATCACTAAAAATATTCTCAGATGTATGTAAGCACGCTCTGGTTGTGTTACTGACATAGGCATTTTTTTTCCCacttctgcataaaaatactcAAACAAACATGTTCCTTGGCAAGGGAACGAGGGTTAATCATTGGATGACGCTGCAGAAGAAGAGGATTATTTTGGTCAAGTAGAAAGCATAAATGTTGGAAATCATAATGATGTTTCCAAATACTGAGATGTCTGAACAGAACTAGAATAGAACTAACGATAGACTTCCTAACAGAAACTTGGTTTCCATATCATCGCAATAGATCTCACTTCTGTGAATTCCCATCTTATTGAAGGAGCCAAGGACAAGATAACGCACTAAAGGGAATTGTTAGAACAGCTATACTAACATGCTGTAAAATTCtggaaattaaaaattgatcaCAGCTgcatagataaatttattttagtgTTAATATTGTTTGAACTCATTGCTATGTACATATCGTATTCATGGAGGGAggtttttcatttcattactaataaATATCCTACCCACGGAGGGATGTTGTGCCTCTTGATAAAGTACTAGGCTTACCTCCATGGTCTATAAAACAACAacgaatttttttaatatttgctaCTACATTAAACAACTAGGAATTATGTTGACATCCCACCCAAATATAACAACCTTGTAATGTATCTCCATAACGGATTATTTCAAGTATGCATCATTCCTCACATATGTATTCagatctctaaattttaaataaaatcaagatTAGAGACTATTCACAATACATCTTTGACAAATATGCTTGAAACCTCAAGAAAACTAAACAGAACAATAGGATCAATAAACAATGAGCTTAAACCATACCCTCCGTCAACAATTTCATCAAGGCacaataaaataagatccaAGTTTTCAAGTGCTTCCTTCTTTTCCACGTGACCCCTAAAGAAGAAGCAAAACACACATTAATTGTGACAGTAACTTTGCACTAATGTACAGTATATACACAAGGAAGTTGATAATCAGTAAACAGAAACAATTGTTAGGACTTAAAGCTAAGACCTAAGGAGAAGGCCAACAGCATCGAAGAATCCCTGAAGAACTGTTGCCAAAATAAGCTCGTTCTCATATTCTCCACCAGTGACAAAAAAATGTAGATCTTGCACAAACTTGTAAACAACAATATTGTTTTCAAACATCGCAATCTCCGCTGCAGATAAACCATCGATAATGAGTTAACAGGATATACAGGTATAGGACTTTTTAGAAACTGCTTAGTGCATACTTTTTCTTGTCTTTTATTTACTATATTAAAGTTACCTTGGTGCTAAGAAGGTAACGGGTTCCAAATTAACATTAAGATGTTGggaaaaaagaaacaaccaaaatcaccAATAGGAAAATAGTATGTCTAACTACACAATTAAAATAGTGATGCGTATCTATAGAACAGTGAGGCAAAAAGCCACAAACAACGGACTACCTTCATTTCGAGCATTGCTCTTTTGAGTTTTGCTAAACACGGCTTTCTCAAAAGTTTCCTTTGCACTATTTGTTGGCCACTCATCAGAGTAATACTTGACAGCCACACGTTTCCCCTCAGAATCCAACAGGAGAATATTTTTTATTGAAGGACAAGAGTCCTACATCCAAAGCCACGTACAGATCAAATGAAAATCCAAAGTTTTTGTAGTGATACAAGAGGTTTTCATATCAGCATCATAATGGTATTCTATAGCATCCAATAGATGATATCATCGAGGAAACATGCAATAATTATGGCTTGGTTATAAGTGGCCTAGGATGCCCCAACGACAGTGAGATACcactctaaaataaaaattctaaTCGTTCATCAAGATTCAAAACCCAAGCCAAGGAACGGGCTCAGATTATCGAATGcaatttattaaatttgtaactaAAAAAATGTAGCTCATTTAACCATTAATAATCctaaatagagagaaaaagtcattttcaattaaataagcTATTATTCACTAAAAAATTTCCACACAAATTGCTAAATTCAGCAACATGAACATGCAACCCCAGTAACAAAATCGAACGGCCAGAGATACTCAATTGAACGTCTAAGTGTCCAACTCCAACTAAACAAACACCCAACACAAGTAAAGTACAATAATCagcaataaaaaagaaaaaaaaaatcaaccaaaTGAAGGTATCGATTCCATTTTCACCTCTCATTTGATGAAGTTAAAACATCCAGGTTAGACAGACACAACACGCTAAGTCAAAACTAAAGATGAACTTCTCCTTTCATTGATAGAAGAACAACATTTGCAAGCTTATATCTAAGTTTATTCAATTTCTcatatgaaattcaaaattttacacCGATAAACCGAGATGTAAACAAACAATAACATATAATCTGAGAGAGAAACAAAAATTAGCAACGTTCCTTCTAACAGCATCCTGAACATTGGATCATTTTACCTCCAAAACCAAATATTAGCGCCTAGATGAACGTATGCACATGAACTAGTTAGACAGTACCCATTTTTCACCTGGAAAATGATCGGTTACAGATCCGATCTGAGGCTCTAACTCGTCCAATTATAATCTTAATCTCAAAAGTACTCACTACACGTATAACTGATACGAGACAAAAGGCAAAAGAATAACTTGCGCTAACATCTAAACCCAAATCAAGCATCATGGGAGATAAAATATAACGGCATTGGAAGAACTGGGGTTCGAATCGGTGACAATCAACGTAAAGATCGTAAGATCAAGTTAACAGAACAGCTACAGAGAGCAGAAGTTCAAGATTACCAATCACTGAAGGAATTCAAATACGGGAAAAGTGAAGGGGAGAATTTACCATGGTTTGCAGAAGAAAGCGAGCGGGTTGAGGAACGAAAGATTTGTGTGTGAAATGCAAAGGAGTTCAAGAGATGGAGAAATGGCTTCAGCTTTGCGTTTATGAGACGAATTTTTAAGCCCCGAGACCTGTCCATTGGATCTCTGTTAACAAACGCTTCAGCTTGAATTCGgatctttcttttttggttctGTAATTACATAAAtaccaaatttgtaaaaatatattaaaatttaggttaaattacgagactattatgaatattataataaaaaatagatttcaTTGCTTAGTGTTCTGGTGCCCATGTAAGTCTTCTTACTTGCCAAGCCAAATTCCA
The nucleotide sequence above comes from Benincasa hispida cultivar B227 chromosome 3, ASM972705v1, whole genome shotgun sequence. Encoded proteins:
- the LOC120074731 gene encoding coatomer subunit zeta-2-like; this encodes MDSCPSIKNILLLDSEGKRVAVKYYSDEWPTNSAKETFEKAVFSKTQKSNARNEAEIAMFENNIVVYKFVQDLHFFVTGGEYENELILATVLQGFFDAVGLLLRGHVEKKEALENLDLILLCLDEIVDGGIVLETDGNVIAGKVATQSIDSSAPLSEQTISQALATAREHLTRSLLT